The following nucleotide sequence is from Deltaproteobacteria bacterium CG2_30_66_27.
TCGCCCCCGACGAAACCACCTCCGCGTACCTCAAAGGGCGGCCCCTGGCACCCCCGGCGGAGATGTGGGACGCCGCGGTGGCGGACTGGAAGACGCTCCCGTCCGACCCGGACGCGACGTGGGACCGGGAGGAGACGCTCGACGCGTCGAACCTCGAGCCGCACGTCACCTGGGGGACGAGCCCGCAGGACGCCCTCCCCGTGGGCGGGGTCGTTCCGGACCCGGAGGCGCAGCCGGACCCGTCGGAACGGGCGCGGATGCGGCGGGCGCTCGAGTACATGGGGCTCGCGCCGGGAACGCGGATGACCGACATCGTCGTGGACAAGGTCTTCATCGGCTCCTGCACGAACTCGCGGATCGAGGACCTGCGCGCGGCCGCCGCGGTTGCTTCGGGGCGCAAGGTCCACGCGAACGTGACGGCGCTGGTCGTTCCGGGGTCGGGGCTGGTGAAGCGACAGGCGGAGGAGGAGGGGCTCGACCGGGTGTTCGTCGCGGCCGGGTTCCAGTGGCGGCTTCCGGGGTGCTCCATGTGCCTCGGGATGAACCCGGACAAGCTCAAGCCCGGCGAGCGGTGCGCCTCGACGTCGAACCGGAATTTCGAGGGGCGGCAGGGGCCCGGGGGGCGGACGCACCTGATGAGCCCCGCGATGGCCGCCGCCGCGGCGGTATCCGGCCGCATCGCCGACGTGCGGGAGGTGGTGCGATGATCGAGAAGTTCGTGTCGTTGGACACCGTGGGCGTCCCCCTGGACCGGGGGAACGTCGACACCGACGCCATCATCCCGGCGCGGTACCTGAAGACCCTGAAGCGGACGGGGCTGGGCGTCGGGCTCTTCTTCGCGTGGCGGTACGACGCGGGGGGGGCGGAGCTGCCCGACTTCCCGCTGAACCGGCCTTCGTTCCGGGGTGGAAAGGTTCTCGTGGCGGGCGAGAACTTCGGCTGCGGCTCCTCGCGCGAGCACGCCGTGTGGGCGCTGATGGACTTCGGTTTCCGCGCGGTGATCGCCCCGTCGTTCAGTGACATCTTCCACAACAACTGCCTGAAGAACGGGATGCTCCCCGTGACGCTGCCGGCGGCGGAGGTGAGGTCGTTGATCGACGCCCTTCTGGCCGCGCCGGGCGGCAAGATCGCGGTGGACCTGCCGGCCCAGACGGTCAGGGGTCCGGGCGGCGACATCCACGCCTTCCGGGTCGACCCCTTCGCGAAGAAGTGCCTCCTCGAGGGGCTGGACGAGATCGCCCTGACCCTCACGAGCGCAGCGGAGATCGACCGGTACGAGCGGGAGAGGAAGAAGGCGACTCCGTGGCTCTTCCTGGACCTCGCCGGATGAGCGCGGCCCGGAAGGAAGGGCCCGGGAAGTTCCCGGTCGCCCTCGTCCAGATGGCGATGGGGACGGACCCGCGGGAGAACCTCGAACAGGGCGTCGACCGGGTCCGCGAGGCGGCTCGCGGGGGTGCGCGGGTGGTCTGCCTGCCCGAGCTGTTCCGCACCCGGTACTTCTGCCAGACCGAGGAGACCGCCTTCTTCGACCTCGCGGAGCCGCTTCCCGGTCCGACCACGGACGCCCTTTCCGCCGTGGCGCGGGATGCCGGCGTCGTCGTGGTCGCCCCGGTCTTCGAGCGCCGGGCCCCGGGGGTGTGCCACAACAGCGCCGCGGTGATCGACGCCGACGGGACGATCGCCGGGATCTACCGGAAGATGCACATCCCGGACGACCCGGCGTTCTACGAGAAGTTCTATTTCACTCCGGGGGACCTCGGCTTTCGCGCCTTCGACACCCGCGCGGGGCGGATCGGCACGCTCATCTGCTGGGACCAGTGGTACCCGGAAGCGGCACGCCTGACGGCCCTCGCCGGGGCCAGCGTCCTTTTCTACCCGACCGCGATCGGGTGGCACCCGTGCGAGAAGGAAGAGCACGGCGAGCGGCAGCGCGACGCCTGGCGGATCGTGCAGCGGGGACACGCCGTGGCGAACGGCGTCTACGTGGCGGCCGTCAACCGCGTGGGGCGCGAAATCCCGGCGCGGGGAGGAGACGGGATCGAATTCTGGGGGTCCTCGTTCCTGTGCGGCCCGCAGGGCGAGATCCTGGCCGAGGCGTCCGAAGACCGGGAAGAGATCCTGTTCGCCGAGGTCGACCTTGCCCGCATCGAGGAGGTGCGCCGGAACTGGCCGTTCCTGCGGGACCGGCGGATCGACGCCTACGGGGGGATCACGAGCCGCGTCCTCGACGACGAGCCGTGGGGGAAGGGGCGTTGACCCCCGCGGCGGGGACGCCGGCGCCCCGCGGTTTCCGGATGCCGGCGGAGTGGGAGCCGCACGAGGCGACCTGGATCGGCTGGCCGCACAACCGGTCCGACTGGCCAGGGAAGTTCACGGCCATCCCCTGGGTCTACGGGGAGATCGCGCGGAAGATCGCCGCAGGCGAGATCGTACGGATCCTCGTCGAGTCGATGGCGCACCAGGCGAAGGCGCTCCGGCTCCTCTCCCGCGTCGGGGCGGATCTCTCCCGGGTCGAGTTCTTCCGTTTCCCCACCGATCGCGGCTGGACGCGCGACTTCGGCCCGATCTTCGTGCGCAGGGAGCGCCCGAAGCGCGAAGCGGCCGTCGCCGGGTTCGGGTTCAACGCGTGGGCGCGCTACCCGAACTGCCGGAAGGATGCGGGCATCCCGGCGCGGGCCGCGAAGGCGCTCGGGGTTCCCTTGCTCCCGGTGCGATACCGCGGAAAGGGGGTCGTTCTCGAGGGGGGCGCGATCGAGGTGAACGGGCGGGGGACGCTGATCGCCACCGAGGAGTGCCTGCTCGACCCCGTGACGCAGGTCCGGAACCCGGGGATGACCCGGAAGGGGATGGAGGAGGTCTTTCGCACGTTTCTCGGCGTCACGACCGTGATCTGGCTGGGAAAGGGGATCGCCGGGGACGATACGCACGGCCACGTGGACGACTTGTGCCGTTTCACGGGACCCCGCACGGTGGTGCTGTGCCGGGAGGGGGACCCGAAGGATCCGAATCATCGCGTGCTCGAAGAGAACCGGGAGCGGCTCGCGGCCGCCCGGCTGGAAGACGGTTCCCGCCCCGAGGTGGTCCCGCTGCCGTTGCCCGCGCCGCTGCGCTTCGACGGAATCCGGGTGCCGGCCAGCTACGCCAACTTCTACGTCTGCAACGCGGCGGTGCTCGTCCCAACCTTCAACGACCCGAACGACCGGATCGCGCTCGGGGTCCTCTCCGGGCTGTTCCGAGACCGACCGGTGATCGGGATCCACGCCGTGGACCTCGTGTGGGGGTTCGGCACGATCCACTGCCTGACGCAGCAGCAGCCGGCGGCGGGGGTGCGGGTCAGGGGGAGAGGATTTCCCGCACCCGCTTCGTGATCTGCTCCTGGGTGAACGGTTTTCCGATGCACTCCCGGTGCTTCCCGAGGATCCCCTCGTTCACGACGACCTCGTCGGCGTACCCGGTCATGAAAAGGATGCGCATGCCGGGGCGTTCCTTCTCGATCCGGTCGACCAGTTCCACGCCGCTCATCTCCGGCATGACGATGTCGG
It contains:
- a CDS encoding 3-isopropylmalate dehydratase small subunit, whose product is MEKFVSLDTVGVPLDRGNVDTDAIIPARYLKTLKRTGLGVGLFFAWRYDAGGAELPDFPLNRPSFRGGKVLVAGENFGCGSSREHAVWALMDFGFRAVIAPSFSDIFHNNCLKNGMLPVTLPAAEVRSLIDALLAAPGGKIAVDLPAQTVRGPGGDIHAFRVDPFAKKCLLEGLDEIALTLTSAAEIDRYERERKKATPWLFLDLAG
- a CDS encoding acyltransferase, which translates into the protein MSAARKEGPGKFPVALVQMAMGTDPRENLEQGVDRVREAARGGARVVCLPELFRTRYFCQTEETAFFDLAEPLPGPTTDALSAVARDAGVVVVAPVFERRAPGVCHNSAAVIDADGTIAGIYRKMHIPDDPAFYEKFYFTPGDLGFRAFDTRAGRIGTLICWDQWYPEAARLTALAGASVLFYPTAIGWHPCEKEEHGERQRDAWRIVQRGHAVANGVYVAAVNRVGREIPARGGDGIEFWGSSFLCGPQGEILAEASEDREEILFAEVDLARIEEVRRNWPFLRDRRIDAYGGITSRVLDDEPWGKGR
- a CDS encoding 3-isopropylmalate dehydratase large subunit, whose protein sequence is MRTLFEKIRDRHVVTARGDGNVLLYIDRQLIHEVTSPQAFEGLRLAGRSVRRPGAMLAVPDHNVPTTPDRTERIDDRESREQIEELRNNALGAGVALFDITDPRQGIVHIIGPESGLVQPGITIVCGDSHTGTLGAFGAIAFGVGTSEVEHVLATQTLWQGTPRRMRVTVNGALPFMVTPKDVILAVIAKIGASGGTGYAIEFAGETIRKMSMEGRMTVCNMTIEAGARFGLIAPDETTSAYLKGRPLAPPAEMWDAAVADWKTLPSDPDATWDREETLDASNLEPHVTWGTSPQDALPVGGVVPDPEAQPDPSERARMRRALEYMGLAPGTRMTDIVVDKVFIGSCTNSRIEDLRAAAAVASGRKVHANVTALVVPGSGLVKRQAEEEGLDRVFVAAGFQWRLPGCSMCLGMNPDKLKPGERCASTSNRNFEGRQGPGGRTHLMSPAMAAAAAVSGRIADVREVVR
- a CDS encoding agmatine deiminase, with the protein product MPAEWEPHEATWIGWPHNRSDWPGKFTAIPWVYGEIARKIAAGEIVRILVESMAHQAKALRLLSRVGADLSRVEFFRFPTDRGWTRDFGPIFVRRERPKREAAVAGFGFNAWARYPNCRKDAGIPARAAKALGVPLLPVRYRGKGVVLEGGAIEVNGRGTLIATEECLLDPVTQVRNPGMTRKGMEEVFRTFLGVTTVIWLGKGIAGDDTHGHVDDLCRFTGPRTVVLCREGDPKDPNHRVLEENRERLAAARLEDGSRPEVVPLPLPAPLRFDGIRVPASYANFYVCNAAVLVPTFNDPNDRIALGVLSGLFRDRPVIGIHAVDLVWGFGTIHCLTQQQPAAGVRVRGRGFPAPAS